The Aequorivita sublithincola DSM 14238 genome window below encodes:
- a CDS encoding GTPase: MGLFKRKWNMFFHNLKEYSLFISIIFPIGLALLIWGYTTEENYSSTLVLIGYILMIFSIIITLYKSWPEKKIETKKILGDTITLETLNFLIPSVSKIGIVGPSSVGKTTLTENITQSSYSKVRTQITAAIICSTRKYPIKYFALIDGPGNNTPEQFNIIKNSEILIILMDHNSSDDSKEFQQNRLQEISNLNNQFRNLLNQEKLKLKQVHLLLNKRDLWVNEKEEKREILNNWFIEEVNRWNTGSFANYVTSDCYSNRINSDLNELIKNLKI, encoded by the coding sequence ATGGGACTATTTAAAAGAAAATGGAATATGTTTTTCCATAATTTGAAAGAATATTCCCTATTTATCTCCATAATATTTCCAATAGGTCTAGCTCTCTTAATTTGGGGTTATACTACCGAAGAAAATTATTCGAGTACCTTAGTTTTAATTGGCTATATCCTTATGATTTTTTCAATAATTATAACTCTATATAAATCTTGGCCAGAGAAAAAAATTGAAACTAAAAAAATATTAGGGGATACTATAACATTAGAAACTTTAAACTTTTTAATTCCATCTGTTTCCAAAATTGGTATCGTAGGTCCTTCTAGTGTTGGAAAAACTACATTAACAGAAAATATTACACAATCCTCATATTCAAAGGTTAGAACTCAAATTACGGCTGCTATTATATGTAGCACAAGAAAATACCCAATCAAATATTTTGCATTAATTGATGGTCCAGGTAATAATACACCCGAACAATTTAATATTATAAAAAATTCAGAAATATTAATAATATTAATGGATCACAATAGTTCAGATGATTCTAAAGAATTTCAACAAAATCGACTACAAGAAATTTCTAATTTAAATAATCAATTCAGAAATTTACTTAATCAAGAGAAACTTAAATTAAAACAAGTTCACTTACTTTTGAACAAAAGAGATCTCTGGGTTAATGAGAAAGAAGAAAAAAGAGAAATTTTAAATAATTGGTTTATTGAGGAAGTTAATCGTTGGAATACGGGTAGTTTTGCGAATTATGTTACCTCTGATTGTTATTCTAATCGAATTAATAGCGATTTAAATGAATTAATAAAAAATTTAAAAATATGA
- a CDS encoding AAA family ATPase, whose product MALSDFILNSNEATIGLDEIHFSEVNKNALNQLLKEFKHLTILNQYKLPVDNKIFLFGHTGCGKTTTAKAIAQALNKKIIILYLGNIVSSRLGETAKNITEVFKKAMRENAVLLLDEFDSIGKLRDHDDKDSAEMKRLVNTVIQLIDELHNDTLLIAATNHSSVIDTALLRRFQLKLKFELPNQKQLDGYYNSLLEQFPEEFSNVERVYNISYAEAKDITFRAVKNAIISIEETKTQPKVHENLEQ is encoded by the coding sequence ATGGCACTATCAGATTTTATACTCAATTCCAACGAAGCGACTATTGGCTTGGATGAAATCCATTTTAGCGAAGTGAACAAAAATGCTCTAAACCAATTGCTGAAGGAGTTTAAGCACCTCACCATTTTAAACCAATACAAACTTCCTGTTGACAATAAAATTTTCCTATTTGGCCACACAGGTTGCGGAAAAACGACCACTGCCAAAGCCATTGCACAGGCTTTAAACAAAAAGATAATTATTCTATATCTAGGAAATATCGTTTCTTCTCGTTTGGGTGAAACCGCCAAAAACATCACCGAAGTCTTTAAAAAAGCAATGCGAGAAAACGCAGTTTTGCTTTTAGATGAATTTGATTCCATCGGAAAACTTCGGGACCACGACGATAAAGATTCCGCCGAGATGAAACGCTTGGTAAACACGGTAATCCAATTGATTGATGAACTTCACAATGACACGCTTTTGATTGCCGCCACAAACCATTCCAGCGTTATTGATACTGCTTTATTAAGAAGATTTCAATTGAAATTAAAGTTTGAATTGCCAAACCAAAAGCAATTGGATGGTTATTATAATTCACTTTTAGAGCAATTTCCAGAAGAATTCAGCAATGTAGAACGGGTTTATAATATTTCGTATGCCGAAGCAAAGGACATCACATTTAGAGCGGTAAAAAATGCTATAATTTCAATTGAAGAAACCAAAACACAGCCTAAAGTTCACGAAAATTTGGAACAATAA
- a CDS encoding helix-turn-helix domain-containing protein has translation MEVNALTITAIVSCVISVLLAVFLLSVKSKNSISNKLFATFLILSAIDLSGWFQYLYLPGLSSFGMAKSLLSFLQMPFFYFYVLSVCYSDFKLKPKHLLHAIPFVIANLVMTPRFYALDRDSKYALFENYNRIWEIIYIHISIELQFIIYIALVFVILNRYKKVYQQNFSEASSKAFDWLFQFTLASAIIHSVVLLKNILKYTDAEKTFDSVQLLVSVLALIIICWYVFKALKYPELFNGINSKTELVPVSITKEVSVNPKEIELLTSYMQTKKPYLNPSLSIRNLAEELKMNPRDLSILINQRLNQHFFDFVNEYRIKEAMDILSDSSKKEFTILEILYEVGFNSKSSFNTAFKKHTGKTPTEFRKDT, from the coding sequence ATGGAAGTAAACGCATTAACAATTACAGCAATCGTTTCGTGCGTTATTAGTGTTCTCCTTGCTGTATTTTTACTATCCGTAAAGTCTAAAAATAGTATTAGTAATAAGCTTTTCGCAACCTTTTTAATTTTAAGCGCTATAGATTTAAGCGGTTGGTTTCAATACTTATACCTCCCCGGATTGTCCAGCTTTGGAATGGCGAAAAGTTTGCTTTCATTTCTACAAATGCCCTTTTTTTACTTTTATGTCTTGTCTGTCTGTTATTCAGATTTTAAGTTAAAACCAAAACATTTACTACACGCAATTCCTTTCGTAATTGCGAATTTAGTTATGACTCCAAGGTTTTATGCGTTAGACAGAGATAGTAAATACGCGCTTTTTGAAAATTACAATCGTATTTGGGAAATTATTTATATCCATATTTCTATTGAATTACAATTCATCATTTACATTGCTTTAGTTTTTGTTATTCTAAACAGATATAAAAAAGTATACCAGCAAAATTTTTCCGAAGCAAGCTCAAAAGCATTTGACTGGCTATTTCAATTTACTTTGGCCTCTGCAATAATTCATAGCGTTGTTCTTTTAAAAAATATTTTAAAATACACCGATGCAGAAAAAACATTTGATTCCGTTCAGCTTTTGGTAAGTGTTTTGGCGTTAATTATAATCTGTTGGTACGTTTTCAAAGCCTTAAAATATCCAGAATTGTTTAATGGTATAAATTCCAAAACGGAATTAGTTCCAGTTTCTATTACTAAAGAAGTCTCTGTAAATCCCAAGGAAATTGAGCTATTAACTTCTTATATGCAAACAAAAAAGCCATATTTAAATCCGTCACTTTCCATCCGGAATTTAGCGGAAGAACTAAAAATGAATCCTAGAGATTTATCTATTCTGATCAATCAAAGGTTGAATCAGCATTTCTTCGACTTTGTAAATGAATATCGCATAAAAGAAGCAATGGATATTTTGAGCGACTCGAGTAAAAAGGAGTTTACCATCTTGGAAATTTTATATGAAGTGGGTTTTAATTCTAAATCTTCCTTCAATACTGCCTTTAAAAAGCACACCGGAAAAACACCCACTGAATTTAGAAAAGACACTTAA
- a CDS encoding 5'-methylthioadenosine/adenosylhomocysteine nucleosidase, protein MRIGIMSAMNEEIQSLIDSVESPKVKTLGNRKYYHGKLWNHETVLVFSRWGKVASASTAATLILKYNVDLILFTGVAGAIDKSLNIGDIVVGDHFYQHDMDARPFFEKFEIPLIGSSFFSSNKEVNIKLKAAAESFLASNEISNEIKTKFDIKAPKVIIGTIASGDKFVSSTAESNAIKTALPKVMCVEMEGAAVAQVCSEYEIPYGIIRTISDSANHTADIDFLLFTKEIANKYSIGIIKNFLTLK, encoded by the coding sequence ATGCGAATTGGAATAATGAGCGCGATGAATGAAGAAATTCAATCTTTGATAGACTCTGTTGAATCCCCAAAAGTTAAAACCCTTGGAAATAGGAAATATTATCATGGAAAGCTATGGAACCACGAAACTGTGTTGGTGTTCTCGCGTTGGGGCAAAGTGGCATCTGCCTCAACAGCTGCAACATTAATACTAAAATACAATGTAGATTTAATACTTTTTACGGGCGTTGCCGGCGCAATAGACAAATCGTTAAATATTGGAGATATTGTTGTGGGAGATCATTTTTACCAACACGATATGGACGCAAGACCATTTTTTGAGAAGTTTGAAATCCCCCTTATCGGAAGCTCCTTTTTCTCTTCGAACAAAGAAGTAAATATAAAACTGAAAGCAGCTGCAGAATCCTTTTTGGCTTCTAACGAAATAAGCAATGAGATTAAAACCAAGTTTGATATTAAAGCACCCAAAGTGATTATAGGCACTATTGCCAGCGGCGATAAATTTGTTTCAAGCACTGCGGAATCCAATGCCATCAAAACCGCGCTACCGAAGGTTATGTGCGTAGAAATGGAAGGAGCAGCAGTTGCTCAGGTTTGTTCAGAATATGAGATTCCTTATGGTATAATCCGTACAATCTCAGACAGTGCAAACCATACTGCCGATATTGATTTCTTACTGTTTACAAAGGAAATAGCCAATAAATATTCCATAGGCATTATAAAAAATTTTCTTACCCTCAAATAG
- a CDS encoding helix-turn-helix domain-containing protein, giving the protein MKNYKLSEAEDILIGEKGTKERDEYEFELKLELIGDMIKTARKKRNLTQEQLGELVGVKKAQISRLENSTGNVTFETVMKILDALGAKLNFKLQLQ; this is encoded by the coding sequence ATGAAAAACTATAAATTAAGCGAAGCCGAAGACATTTTAATAGGAGAAAAAGGCACAAAAGAACGGGACGAATATGAGTTTGAATTAAAGCTTGAACTCATTGGCGATATGATAAAAACCGCCCGAAAAAAAAGAAACCTAACCCAAGAACAGTTGGGTGAATTGGTAGGCGTAAAGAAAGCCCAAATCTCAAGGCTTGAAAACAGCACCGGCAATGTAACTTTTGAAACCGTTATGAAAATCCTCGATGCCCTCGGAGCTAAATTAAATTTTAAGCTTCAACTTCAATAA
- a CDS encoding type II toxin-antitoxin system RelE/ParE family toxin has translation MIKRYETILLEEAFEFIQKQNSKSRNKILQNIRRAEQHSDPKFFKKLNDNIWEFRTLYAGIQFRLLAFWDKENKSNTLVIATHGIIKKTSKMDKKEIEKAENIRTSYFKNKK, from the coding sequence ATGATAAAACGTTATGAAACAATATTATTAGAAGAAGCATTTGAATTTATCCAAAAACAGAATTCAAAATCCAGAAATAAAATTCTTCAAAATATAAGAAGAGCCGAGCAACATTCAGACCCTAAATTCTTCAAAAAATTAAACGACAATATTTGGGAATTTAGAACTCTATATGCTGGTATTCAATTTAGATTATTAGCTTTTTGGGATAAAGAAAATAAAAGCAATACCCTTGTTATTGCAACTCACGGAATTATAAAGAAAACCAGCAAAATGGATAAAAAAGAAATTGAAAAAGCAGAAAATATTAGAACAAGCTATTTTAAAAATAAGAAGTAA
- a CDS encoding TonB-dependent receptor domain-containing protein, whose amino-acid sequence MKTKMKTIAFLILLLIPTIFYAQTITGKVMDNAATVPFANITVTNNDEIITGTITDDNGLFTLKIVPGNYILTISFIGYTNVEKAISVEKDIDLGTIILQEDAESLNEIVLKVEKRSIERKIDRLVFNVEQSIAATGGNGLDVLKITPGVQVQNGVVEILGKGATQILINGRISPLQGDELASFLSGISASDIQKIEVITNPSAKYEASGNGGLINIILKKGVQDSWKNSTTISYNQNRYNFTTISNNFFYNKRDISFSGSLNATKGSFENAEGILIDYPTNNWDIDVDSEIGKDQFSGHFLVDYALSPKTTFGLQYLGNLTKPTIEGTTTSKIFDNDNNLQKTLINQGDNIVDNKNHSLNFHAITQLDSIGKSISFDVDYFTFNSENSRDYFTEEFDVFDVSQGINDAALNIANQEIENFSSKIDVDFMLGKINLSYGIKASFTNTKSDVLYYKTLSGSAILDQNRSNEFKYAENVLAGYISGNANISEKLKVQFGLRLEDTKTKGINAEMDQETINKYTKLFPTLYFAYAQNDDSNFRFSYGKRISRPNFRNLNPFRFYINTNSYSVGNPFLQPSFSDNFEFSHLYKKKLNSSIFLNITKDGSGTVFTSDAENQNQIITRENYYNQYNYGITESFSFNKLKWFKSENSINVLGYYTKFTKNFGTTPKNGLQLYVTSNNTFSLSEKTKLQLNSYYSSQHNRGLFSVGEMFDLSFGVQHNFKENLKMSLLFSDIFNTASLKDYISTVNGIEQNYSQDLSSRNLRISLSYDFGNKKVNVKNRNFGNDDEQKRSN is encoded by the coding sequence ATGAAAACAAAAATGAAAACAATCGCCTTTTTAATCCTACTGCTAATTCCAACAATATTTTATGCGCAAACAATCACAGGAAAAGTGATGGATAACGCAGCTACAGTTCCTTTTGCAAATATTACCGTTACAAATAATGACGAAATAATTACAGGTACAATAACAGACGACAATGGTTTATTTACCCTGAAAATAGTTCCGGGAAACTATATATTAACAATCAGTTTTATTGGCTATACAAATGTGGAAAAAGCGATTTCAGTAGAAAAAGACATTGATTTAGGTACAATTATTTTACAGGAAGATGCCGAATCTTTAAACGAAATTGTTCTTAAAGTTGAAAAGAGAAGTATAGAGCGCAAGATTGACAGATTGGTTTTTAATGTGGAACAAAGTATTGCGGCAACCGGAGGAAATGGATTGGATGTTCTAAAAATTACGCCTGGCGTTCAGGTGCAAAATGGAGTTGTAGAAATTCTTGGCAAAGGTGCGACTCAAATATTGATTAATGGTAGAATTTCTCCATTGCAAGGTGATGAACTGGCTAGTTTTTTAAGTGGAATTTCAGCAAGCGACATTCAAAAAATAGAGGTAATTACAAATCCGTCAGCAAAATATGAAGCTTCCGGCAATGGCGGGTTGATCAATATAATTCTCAAAAAAGGAGTTCAGGATTCTTGGAAAAATTCTACAACAATTTCCTATAATCAAAACCGATATAATTTTACAACCATCAGCAATAATTTCTTCTATAATAAGAGAGATATTTCTTTTTCGGGAAGTTTAAACGCTACCAAAGGAAGTTTTGAAAATGCAGAAGGTATTTTAATAGATTACCCCACGAACAATTGGGATATTGATGTGGATTCTGAAATAGGAAAAGACCAGTTTTCTGGACATTTTTTAGTTGATTATGCCCTTTCTCCAAAAACCACTTTCGGTTTGCAATACTTAGGAAACTTGACAAAGCCGACAATAGAGGGAACAACGACTTCCAAAATCTTTGATAATGATAATAATTTACAAAAAACACTTATAAATCAGGGCGATAATATTGTGGATAATAAAAACCATAGCTTAAATTTTCACGCAATTACGCAATTGGATTCCATAGGGAAAAGCATTTCTTTTGACGTAGATTATTTTACCTTCAATTCAGAAAATAGTCGCGATTATTTCACGGAAGAATTTGATGTTTTCGATGTTTCGCAAGGCATTAACGATGCCGCCTTAAATATCGCGAATCAAGAAATAGAGAATTTCAGTTCGAAAATTGATGTAGATTTTATGCTTGGAAAAATCAATCTATCTTATGGAATAAAGGCAAGTTTCACCAACACTAAAAGTGATGTATTGTATTATAAAACGCTTTCTGGATCGGCAATCTTAGATCAAAACAGATCGAATGAATTCAAATATGCTGAAAATGTTTTAGCTGGATATATTTCTGGAAATGCCAATATTAGCGAAAAATTAAAAGTTCAGTTTGGTTTGCGTTTGGAAGACACAAAAACGAAAGGAATCAATGCAGAAATGGATCAAGAAACCATAAATAAATACACGAAGCTCTTCCCCACCCTTTATTTTGCGTATGCTCAAAATGATGACAGTAATTTCAGGTTTTCGTACGGAAAAAGAATTAGCAGACCAAATTTTAGAAACTTAAACCCGTTTCGTTTTTATATAAACACGAATAGCTACAGTGTTGGAAATCCGTTTTTACAGCCTTCATTTTCAGATAATTTTGAATTTTCACATTTATACAAAAAGAAGTTGAATTCGAGCATTTTCCTAAATATTACAAAAGATGGCTCGGGAACGGTTTTCACTTCCGATGCAGAAAATCAAAATCAAATAATTACCCGAGAAAACTATTACAATCAATACAATTATGGTATTACAGAAAGTTTTTCCTTCAATAAATTGAAATGGTTTAAAAGTGAAAACAGCATCAACGTTTTAGGTTATTACACAAAATTCACCAAAAATTTTGGCACAACTCCAAAAAATGGACTTCAGCTTTATGTTACTTCAAATAACACATTTTCTTTAAGTGAAAAAACCAAATTACAGCTAAATTCATATTACAGTTCACAACATAATAGAGGACTATTTAGTGTTGGCGAAATGTTCGATTTGTCTTTTGGAGTACAACATAACTTTAAAGAAAACTTGAAAATGTCTTTACTATTTAGTGATATTTTTAATACTGCAAGTTTAAAAGATTATATATCTACAGTAAACGGAATTGAGCAAAATTACAGCCAGGATCTAAGTTCTAGAAATTTAAGAATTTCCCTTTCTTACGATTTTGGAAACAAAAAAGTAAACGTGAAAAATAGAAATTTCGGAAATGACGATGAACAAAAAAGAAGTAATTAG
- the rlmF gene encoding 23S rRNA (adenine(1618)-N(6))-methyltransferase RlmF → MHPKNPFNKDYNFDNLIAAHPPLKTFVFENEHGNKTVKFANHEAVKALNTALLRAHYGITYWNIPEDNLCPPIPGRLDYLLHIADLTNKTEIHLLDVGTGANLIYPILANRHFNWKCTATEVNLDSLSNAKEIIDKNPDLKDIELRHQQFKSHILEHIIQPTDVFNVVVCNPPFFKNRTDAEQSNRRKFKNLELSEESTKNFGGLSNELWYKGGEVAFIQKMAEESVQFKDQAQWFTAIVSQNDNLKKLKRAINKTKPTEVRIVEMEQGNKQSRFIAWTFQ, encoded by the coding sequence GTGCATCCAAAAAACCCCTTCAACAAAGACTATAATTTCGACAATCTTATAGCCGCACATCCGCCGCTAAAAACCTTCGTTTTTGAAAATGAACACGGTAATAAAACCGTAAAGTTCGCCAATCACGAAGCCGTAAAAGCGTTGAACACTGCCTTGCTACGAGCACATTACGGAATAACCTATTGGAACATTCCCGAAGACAATCTCTGTCCACCAATTCCTGGAAGGTTGGATTATTTGTTGCACATCGCAGATTTAACAAACAAAACCGAAATTCATTTGTTAGATGTCGGTACGGGTGCAAACCTCATCTACCCTATCTTGGCAAACCGTCATTTCAACTGGAAATGCACCGCTACCGAAGTAAATTTAGATTCGCTAAGCAATGCAAAGGAAATAATCGATAAAAACCCAGATTTAAAGGATATTGAATTACGACATCAACAATTCAAAAGTCATATTTTGGAACACATCATTCAACCAACAGATGTTTTTAATGTGGTTGTTTGCAATCCGCCATTCTTCAAAAACCGCACCGATGCTGAGCAAAGCAACCGCCGAAAATTCAAAAATTTAGAATTAAGTGAAGAAAGCACCAAGAATTTCGGAGGCTTGAGCAACGAGCTTTGGTACAAAGGTGGCGAAGTAGCATTCATCCAAAAGATGGCTGAAGAAAGCGTCCAATTTAAAGACCAAGCGCAATGGTTTACGGCTATCGTTTCACAAAATGACAACCTAAAAAAACTTAAAAGGGCAATAAATAAAACAAAACCCACTGAAGTAAGAATAGTTGAAATGGAACAGGGTAATAAGCAAAGCAGGTTTATTGCCTGGACTTTTCAATAA
- a CDS encoding cupin domain-containing protein yields MTNSIEKIISQLELQPHPEGGYFKETYRSNGEIKKDSLDKAYNGTRSYSTCIYFLLTSANFSAFHRVKQDEIWHFYDGSPIRLHIISEAGLHTKHLIGRDFNNGETPQLIVPGGCWFAAEVINEDAYSLVGCTVAPGFSFEDFELKSKKDLVALFPDNEEIISRLTHH; encoded by the coding sequence ATGACAAATTCAATAGAAAAAATAATAAGTCAATTAGAATTGCAGCCACATCCCGAAGGTGGTTACTTTAAAGAAACCTACAGAAGTAACGGAGAAATTAAAAAAGATAGTTTAGACAAGGCATACAATGGTACAAGAAGTTACTCAACTTGCATCTATTTTCTGTTGACCTCAGCTAATTTTTCAGCTTTTCACAGGGTAAAACAAGATGAAATTTGGCATTTTTATGATGGTTCGCCCATACGTTTACATATTATTTCAGAAGCTGGCCTCCACACTAAGCATCTTATTGGTCGCGATTTCAACAATGGCGAAACCCCTCAACTTATTGTTCCAGGCGGCTGTTGGTTTGCTGCTGAAGTAATAAATGAAGACGCCTATTCATTAGTTGGCTGTACGGTAGCTCCCGGATTTAGTTTTGAGGACTTTGAGCTTAAATCCAAAAAAGATCTCGTTGCCCTATTTCCTGATAATGAAGAAATAATTTCAAGATTAACACATCATTGA
- a CDS encoding class I SAM-dependent DNA methyltransferase, producing the protein MDKYQETFNTWNKIAEAYQDRFMNLDLYNETYDAFLDLLNKKNATVLDLGCGPGNITKYLLSKNAALKIKGIDISENMVELARKNNPLAAFEVLDSREIDSLTEKFDAIVCGFCIPYLSQSDCVKLIADCKNSLNKAGVLYLSFVAGDYKNSGFISGSSGDKVYFQYHNLDNLKKELKANSFETKEIFLKKYTKADGVEEKHTIILLKKQ; encoded by the coding sequence ATGGACAAGTATCAAGAAACATTCAATACGTGGAATAAAATAGCAGAAGCCTACCAAGATAGGTTTATGAATTTAGACCTGTATAATGAAACCTACGACGCATTTCTTGATTTACTGAATAAAAAAAACGCCACGGTTTTGGATTTGGGTTGCGGCCCCGGAAACATCACCAAATACCTTTTATCAAAGAATGCAGCTTTAAAAATAAAAGGAATAGACATTTCAGAAAACATGGTTGAACTGGCTAGAAAAAACAACCCATTAGCTGCTTTTGAAGTGTTGGACAGCCGTGAAATAGATAGTTTAACTGAAAAATTCGACGCTATTGTTTGTGGGTTTTGTATTCCTTATTTGTCGCAATCCGATTGTGTAAAACTGATTGCCGACTGCAAAAATTCACTTAACAAAGCTGGAGTATTATATTTAAGTTTTGTTGCGGGAGATTATAAAAATTCTGGGTTTATATCTGGATCCAGCGGAGATAAAGTCTATTTTCAGTATCATAATTTAGATAATTTGAAAAAAGAACTAAAAGCCAACTCATTTGAAACAAAAGAAATATTTTTAAAAAAATATACAAAAGCTGACGGTGTTGAAGAAAAGCACACAATTATACTATTGAAAAAACAATGA
- a CDS encoding ABC transporter ATP-binding protein has product MPRPQPKSITDKEKKTSVKDSFKALKTIPRFFREIYRSSPKLFLLNAFSRLINAFTPVVILWVGKMIIDEIILQVSLPNKDFTTLWNYVIIEFSVAVLSDLLGRLINLTDGLLGDLYSNMSSEKIIRKTAELTIAQLEDPEFYDKLERARTQTNSRVDLMSNALGQAESLISMISLIAGLVYFEPILILILIVSIIPSFINEAKFSSTRYSLARSWTAERRELDYLRFIGANNQTAKEIKLFGLTDFIAERFKNLSTDYYLINKKLSLKQSFYGSLFNILGVLSYYGAYVYIILRVLTGFITIGELTFLSGSFNRLRANLQGFFSRFTRISESALYLKDYFDFIDLTVEQTSEAKTPMPKTITQGFQVNDLHFAYAGSETEVLKGVTFKLDAGEKMAFVGQNGAGKTTLIKLFLRFYEPTQGEILLDGINIDKFDVDAYRKRFGVIFQDFFKYEFTLRENIAVGNIDEVQNDEVISYAASKSLAEQVVNEMAYGLEQRLGRRFYKGTELSGGQWQKVALARAYMKDADIMVLDEPTSALDAQAEFDVFERFIALTKGKTSIIISHRFSTVRMADRILVLQNGQVLELGTHEQLMKNPKLYADLFKLQAAGYQ; this is encoded by the coding sequence ATGCCCAGACCCCAACCAAAATCGATCACCGATAAAGAAAAGAAAACCAGCGTCAAGGATTCTTTTAAAGCCTTAAAAACCATCCCGCGTTTTTTTAGGGAAATATACCGTAGCAGCCCAAAACTGTTTTTACTAAACGCTTTCAGTAGGCTTATCAATGCTTTCACGCCTGTAGTAATCCTTTGGGTAGGAAAAATGATTATTGATGAAATAATCCTTCAAGTTTCGCTGCCAAACAAAGATTTCACCACGCTTTGGAATTACGTTATCATCGAATTTTCCGTCGCCGTACTTTCAGATTTGTTGGGAAGATTAATAAACTTAACCGACGGACTTTTGGGCGATTTATACTCCAATATGTCTTCGGAAAAAATAATTCGGAAAACCGCCGAACTGACAATTGCGCAATTGGAAGACCCAGAGTTTTACGACAAACTGGAACGCGCCCGAACCCAAACCAATAGTCGTGTAGATTTAATGAGTAACGCTTTGGGACAGGCAGAAAGCCTTATTTCGATGATTTCCCTGATTGCAGGATTGGTTTATTTTGAACCTATTCTGATACTAATTCTTATCGTCAGTATCATTCCTTCTTTTATAAATGAAGCCAAATTCAGCAGTACGCGCTATTCGTTGGCTCGTAGTTGGACTGCCGAACGCCGCGAGCTGGATTACCTCCGCTTCATTGGCGCCAACAACCAAACCGCCAAGGAAATAAAGCTTTTCGGCCTGACCGATTTTATTGCGGAACGCTTTAAAAATCTATCAACTGATTATTACCTCATCAACAAAAAACTGTCGCTCAAGCAGAGTTTTTATGGTTCGCTATTTAATATTTTGGGCGTGCTTAGTTATTACGGCGCCTACGTTTATATAATTCTAAGGGTGCTTACCGGATTTATTACTATTGGAGAACTAACTTTTCTTTCTGGTTCGTTTAATCGCTTGCGTGCCAACTTGCAGGGTTTCTTTTCGCGCTTCACCCGTATTTCCGAGAGCGCGCTTTATCTGAAAGATTATTTCGATTTTATAGATTTAACTGTCGAGCAGACTTCCGAAGCAAAAACCCCTATGCCCAAAACCATAACCCAAGGTTTTCAGGTTAACGATCTGCATTTTGCTTATGCCGGCAGCGAAACCGAAGTTCTAAAAGGTGTAACCTTCAAACTAGACGCTGGCGAAAAAATGGCTTTCGTAGGACAAAACGGCGCGGGCAAGACCACGCTTATAAAACTCTTCCTCCGTTTTTACGAACCCACGCAGGGCGAAATCCTGTTGGACGGCATCAACATAGACAAATTTGATGTGGACGCCTACCGAAAACGTTTTGGCGTAATCTTTCAGGACTTTTTTAAATACGAGTTTACCCTGCGCGAAAACATAGCCGTGGGCAATATAGACGAAGTACAAAACGACGAAGTAATAAGCTACGCCGCCAGTAAAAGTCTTGCCGAACAGGTAGTGAACGAAATGGCATACGGCCTAGAACAACGCTTAGGCAGAAGGTTTTACAAAGGCACCGAATTGAGCGGCGGTCAATGGCAAAAAGTCGCACTGGCACGCGCCTATATGAAGGATGCAGACATTATGGTGCTGGACGAACCCACCAGCGCGCTGGATGCCCAAGCAGAGTTTGATGTTTTTGAACGCTTTATAGCCCTCACCAAAGGCAAGACCAGCATTATTATTAGCCACCGCTTTAGCACCGTACGTATGGCAGACCGTATTTTGGTATTGCAAAACGGTCAAGTGCTGGAGCTGGGCACGCACGAACAGTTAATGAAAAACCCAAAATTGTATGCGGATTTGTTTAAGTTGCAGGCGGCGGGGTATCAGTAG